atttatttttatactaacaGACAATATAATGAAGACaaacttattatagttatccttacgtattatgtttcttcttcttcttgttggacaacaaccgctgagcggtcttagcctgcaccaCAAAGTTAATCTCTGATGCATTCTGTAACGGTTtatttttacgggcggggttgttggtcccgcgccaatccccctgtcacgccggtatcgggaatcgaaactaTGGCCGACTGCGTGACAGCGATgagcgttaccaactgctctatcaccgaGGGCCTATTGCCTgtggggcggaacaaagttcgccgggtctgctaggTTATATAGGTTAGGCTAGGTCCATTAGTAAAATATTATATATATTGTTCCTTATTAGTAAGACTTAGAGATTGAGATGTCACATAAGTTCGCCATTttttagtcgattttgacaaatgatttaaattcaaaaacgTCAATGTATGCTATTTTAGTCATGGATCAATTTACGGTATAACAGCGGACTACAATTGTAGCGCtgtacattgaaaataatcattctaTTTGAAgcactgtgaaaactgtgcgtgcttattaaTGCTGATTTTTTTCTGACATCTTTCTGCGcggctatttgaagagtaaggtgtatgccagcaaaccgaagactattgaagaactgaaagctaacatcccacaaattgctgctattacgcccgaaatgttgtcaaaaacaaaaatgagaaatgtccaagaccgcacagcggttgtagcgccaaagaagaagaagaagaagagaagaatTCGAGTCCAATTTCGGAAGATCTAATTTCAAAACTTAAAGTACGTGAATCGTTTACGTTACGTTTAATGTGtaatgatgaatattttttcgaaAATATTGTAGTGCAATCTAAGAACGAACTCGTAACTTAACGAAAGCGGTAAACACGTTCGTAAAAGGAAACTAATTTGACTTATTGGTTTGAGCAGAACAAATTAAACCAAACAATAGCTTTTACTTTGTTGGAAGGGCAAACCTAAATTCTATTCAAAATCTAATCTGATACATTTTGGAACATGCTCGTTGCAAGTTGAACGGCACAGTTTCGTCGATTTCAGGTCCCTTCTATTAATAAAGGGACCTGTTCGCCGATGTCATTATCATCAGTGGAGGGAATCAATTTAAGATAAACTTTTTCCCATTCATTCGTCTGGTGTGTGGCTGCAGAGAGCAAACAAGCCTTCAGCAGGACCCGGACATCCTCCATGATgacttcatttattttaaaatgtccGGACCTACCCAAACTGAACCCGTCATCGTTTGCGTGGTGAAGTGAATGCTGTTTCGCTCCGAAACATCCctacaacaaaaacacaatgcAAACGAGGGTTTTGAGGGGGAACAGTCCAAAACGTACGGTCCGGTCAGTCCGATGAATCCCCGTTTCAGCATCGTTTCGCATAGCGGCAACCTTCGTTACGCTTGTCGCTGTTGTCTTCAACATTCTGACCCTTCCGCAAGGATATTCTTTCACTggacaaacaataaacaaattcaTTAACCCCCATCGTGATTACTTATTACACGGATTGCCGGAGAAGTGAGGTGAAAAGAGACGTTTCGGTCTCTTGTTTTGTTCGTAGTTGGTTTAACAGAAGCGGTACGCCAGCGGGGAAAGTGTGCTCAATACTGGGGTACACTGTGCGCGTGACACCGCGCCCTGCTATGTTTGCACTTCCATAAAACCCCAACGCAAAGGCTGCGATACTTTGGCAACGGCTCGTGTACGGCAACGCCTCTGGTAAAGGACGCTGCCGAACAATGGTTGTAATGGCGTTGCCGGAACCCGGGAAGTTGAGTTGTGCAGTTGGGCGATGAGAAACGCGTGCTAAATGgtcaatttttaaaaattccatAATGCCTATGGGGTGACAGAAAGTGGGGCCGAAAGGCGAGAGCAAACGATTATCAACGTGCTGaacattgctgctgctgcggtgatCCGGCATCAATGCGACGGATGCGTATGTCGTAAAATGGAATTGGatgtttttaacttttttgtAGCGGACCCATGAAAGAAGGAGCTGAACCTGACAGCTACACAACTCAAAAAAGGCACGATTATTCATCATGCGGTGCACAAACATGGGCCAAGTATTTATGTTTGCAATATTTCAGAGCGAACCAGTTCGTTCATGTAACTGGAAGAGGCCAGTTCATAGCGAAGTGCGGCCATTGACGAGTTAATACAGTGTGGTTGGAAACTGTACCCTGGTAATTTTAAAGCTTATTTTCGTGATCACCATCAGTGTATCTCGTGCGTGCAGTGATGAGTTCATTGTGTGATGGTTTATCGGAAACGTTTATTCAGATCATCAAATAAGGACCAGCATTCTACTGTTAAGGGTCGTTACTACGGTATCGGGTTGTGCCATGTTCCTGTCGTGCAATCCATGTTCCACCTAATGTGATGCATTAATGGCCAAACAATTTACTGACATATCACTGACAACCTGGGTCGGTGCTATGCTCAGCAATTACCATGCTTGGACAGCATCGCATGTCCCATCAGGCCATTTACGCTGTTAAGCAACCGTAAACTTTTCCTTTGATGACTTGTCCTGCCGTCCCGACGCGGAGAAGCGGTACGAGTTCTGTCCTTCTGTGCCAATGCGCTATTGTGTCAAATCTGCCCGACTATTGTCTAGCAGCAGATTATGAATGCCAGTTTTAGCAGCATATTTTGAACGGGATCACTCAGCTAATTCATTAGCATAAATAACTAATGAAGTCTGCTGAAGACGTTCGAGCAATCCACGGCTAAGGATAAACGGATAATAAAGAACAGCGTATTCAAACGAATTTCACTGGGAAGCACAGAGATTTAATTGGCTCCAAATGACTAGTAATCCGATCCTTTCTAGTCGAACCGGTGGTTGAGCAAAGTTTCGTGAGAGTGGCCTTGTTTGCTTTCATCGCACGAGCTCTTTGTGAAGTGAATGTTTAAAGTTTATAATTAAACTACTTGCAGCTCTTTATTCTGCTTCTTGAAAAATAGCTTTGTTGCATTACGAACAGTTCGTTGCACATGCACACTTAAACCACTGGGCTCGATTTTGGtcaattgattttaaaaattacaaaaactGAAGCGCAGCATGGAACTGAAAGTTGTAGGGGGGTTTTGAAGAATTTCCGTTAGGCTTTTTTTGTGGCGCGTACAAACATCGTTGATGGTTGACGAAGACGGCTAGGCGGCTCCATTGTAGTGGTCTTATAActcgttttccaatttttaccTTTCCGTACAAGAAGTCATTAAATGCTACAAGCACTGTCTTGAAGTTGAAAACGCAATTCTGAATTGTAAAGGATTTATTCTCGCTTTTGAATATTATTTGACTTGCAGGTTAATAACACTTGCTTGGTGTACTTCGTATGGTAAGAATGGCGTTGCTTCATTCAGTAACAGAGCACAAGTACTAAACCGAAAGCTATTGCGGTACGCAGTTAATGAAGAAACTTGTCTACTCATACGTAAGGCACTCCCCGCCAATTTATGTATTGATCAAACTAGTGCTGTTTACTTTGTGATTCTTGCACGTTCACCAATTCAGTATCTGGTGGCTTGTAGCAAGACCAAGAATACGAAAAAAACCGTGACTACCGCAACTCTACCGAAAGAGACACTCAAAGTTCTCTGGTATCCCTAAATGATTCTCGTTACTGGCGGCACCATAGCGGTACCGTAGGGGGTGCCACGTGCAAAGACCCTAGAGTAACGGAAGGCAGCAAACGGAGTCTTCCTTCCCAACCAACAGGCTGGTGAAAGTGAATGAACCTGAGGAGCGGTTGTCCTGGAGCAGCTTTATCGCTCGATTAATTGGAACATGCGAACGACGGAAGTTTCCGCTGGGGAAGCGAGGAACGATTAAGTAAGTTGTTCCACAATTTCGATGTCTGCTGTCGGGCATCAGTCCTGCGGTGGGGTTGAGCCATCGTGGCATGTTCGCATTATATACATGACTTGCTCAAATGTCGCACTTTTGTTTGTGTTATACCTATGTAACCGAAATGAGTTTTCGCTTATTTCGGGCTGCCTTCACCACGATGGCTCACGATGTTCTTTACATGTACGCGGGGTTTGCAGTTAAGCTCAACCTCAAGGTCACTTAGGGTACCTGAATTCTCTACCATTCCGGTTAATGAGACGCTGGAGAGTTCGTAAGTTTAGTTCACCGCATAAGGGGGCGAGAAAATAGCTGGAGAGAAAATTAACCGACTCAGCGTCCTACTAAAGCTGCATAATTAATCTACCTACCTTCACCGCTCGAATCAATTGAACGAGCACCGAGGAACAGTCCATGGAATGGCGTAGGCTACTAAAGTGATGAGAAAATGTTTACTATCTGAAAGAGGCCAACGTAGAGCTGTTTGGGAgtaaagagaaaaaatgtgcTCGTAGATACACGATGtcaagtgaaacaaaaacacgaagAACCTCGAAGAATTTTGTTATTTAGTCATTAAACGTTGTCTTTAACTAGGCCAGTGTGGAAAGAGATACGTCCGTTTCAGGCTCTTTAAAAGGTTTAGTTTCCGTCTTGCCCCTATTCTAGCTGCATACCTAACTATTGACGGCTTTGACCTGTTAAGGGTTAACGTGGCCTTATGGAATATGACTGAATGACATAGATTTTTTATGCACGCGAGTTTCAAAGTTATTTCGCATCAATAAACGTAATGGTTCCGATTCAAACACGGCCCATAATGTCCCACCATATGGATCCAGTCGCCAATACGTTACGGTAGCTCGGCAAAAGCAGAACGGCATCGGAATCGGCAAGGATGGCGAGCAGGGGGCCGACTAGTTTGCCAAGTGCTCCGTCGccggaacggcacggcacaccaAACAAGCTTCTTACATCAAAAGTAAATCGCTCATCAGTTGTTGGAACTTACGACCCGGCAACCGCTCGCACCGCGGATTTGGCCGCGACGGGGTGAGTGAGTTGTTTGCTAGAATTTGGAGTGTCGTTTCGGACCCACAGAAATCGATGCAACGAAGTTCCCGCCGTGGAAGCATCGACGTCTTCGGCCAGCATTGGCCATTTGGTGTCGCGTCGTTCGGGTTGGTGGCAGTCTTCTGGTTGGAGCCTTCCGTTTTCCGAGCACTGATAATGGAGGTAATTCGTTAGCGAGCTGATAGTTGGTTGATAGAGCATAACCACGGAAAGTGGGGCaaccgtcggcgtcggccagaaagggatttgttttttttccgagACGGGTCTCGTTCCGCTCGTCTTGACGGTTGCCGCCACTCGACGCCACTGCATTCGTGTGCCGTAGCCGACCACAACTGGAGGATgattaaaacttttctcctTTCATGACTTCCGTGCGCCCGTGCTTATGCTGCACAATGATGGTGACTTGCACGACATCGCCGCGCGGTTCGCGGAACGAACTTTCCGTCATATCATCGTCCCCGTTTCTCGTCCTGGCGAAAAACGGCGGTGACTTAATTAACTTGCGCCCTGGaagaaacaacagcagccatcACCACCCGCTGCCCCGGTGGCTTCCTCGCCAAGCAACCAACCGGCTCCTGGTGcggcgccggccggccccaccAACGTTACGCCCAACGCTCCTGTGGCCGCGGTGATCGCTCCGCTGACACGGAAGAAAACGGGAAAGTTTCTGGGCTCGGCCCTGAACATCACCAACCGCTACCGGGCGAATAGTAGCAGCCTGAGCAAGGTGAGCCTCGCCATTACCAACTTGAAAGTGATCCAGAACgcaccgttgccgccgccgatcaGTGCGATGATTGCGTCGGACATTCCGCCCGTGTGCAAGTTCCTGCCATCGTACCGGCTCTGCTCGCGTAACCCTTTCAACCGGGAGGCGTGCGAAGTGATAATGCGCGAGTCACTGGATAAGTCGTTGCAGGGCGTGGAGTACAGCTCGTACTTTGCGCCCTCCTTGTGCCAGCAGATCTGCGAGGACATTAAGTCGCGCGTCAAGGAGCTTAAGTTTGACAGGTATGTACCGTGGGCCGGTCATGCCCGGTTCGTCGTGGTATTGATCGATATCGAGAAGGAATCGAGACCATTATCTCCTTGGGTATGCGAGGCACAGTATCGCTTCCACCGTCGGTTGCGGTCTGCAGACAATTTTTGTACTTCATCGCTTTGGTGGACGAGCTTCGTTGGAGCTTCCCTCCCTGATTACATATGCAGGAGTGGTGCTAGACGAACGGTGCgtggtttttaattaaaaattgtttatcCGATCCCTCGTTGCGTCGTAAATTGGTGACATAATCATTCATATCTCGTGTACTAGCGAATATTCGAGGCCGCGACGGGTCGTAGACGGGTAGCGCAGGGTGTGTGTGTCTCGGTACGTACTCTGTTAGAAGGATACTTTAATTTTACGCGCACATTCGACGCACGCACAACCTACGCTGAGCAAGGATAGAGTGTCCTTTTTATTCGTACCACATGTCGTCGCATTGTTCGCTCGTTCTTGTTGGTTTTAGATTTTTGTCGTATGCTCACTGTGTTTCTGTGCCATCCGGCGCATCTCGAATACTATGGGTAGTTTCAATTCAATCCCGTTTCATGCGAAATAGATGCTACCTAATTTGCTGCAAACAACATTCGAACCGATATTCGAAGGATTAGGCACGGGAAAAGCCACCAAAATGCCCGTTACAATTGCTATTTACCTGAGCACCACGAGAAAAAGTAGATCAGAAAATGAAAGGACGTTCTCGGAAATTTGGTCAAATTTACCAGGAAACCATCAATTTGTTGATGAAGTTTTCCCAGCACACGGATGCTTATAGCGATATTGTttggtgattgattttctACTTTAAATCGTTCGTTTGTCAAACGAAAATTGGTCGacatttgaaaattgaataGATTGAATACTGGATTGGATTTctattttcaaagcattctTTTTAATGGCGTACTAGTTAGTTTCTTTAACTTgcgtaaaattgaaaaaccatTCTCGATTTCAAAaacagtttttaaagttatttAATTGACAACCAAAGCAATgaaaaaagtgttgaaaatgaTTATTTGTTCGTTCTTAATTTATTCCTGATTCAATTCTTTCtaaataataaaccaattACATTTATTCTGCGAGAGTAGCCAAATCATAAAACGCTATACTCGTGCTGTGATGCTATGGATAATGCAAGTTATTAAAGTTGTTGTTAAAAACAACTAAACGACGAGTGCGTTCAGGGCTGATGCCTCCTGTAGCTAGCCAAGCGCGAAGTACTGTATGTTGTAATGCCGATTGTGTACTCGTTGTCTTCGCATCGCCTGGGCCAGCACTCCCTGCGGTATGCTAAATAATTTCTTACAGAGTGTAAAGGTAATAAAGCTAAACGCATGTGGGACTTGTCGTCTTTTCCATCGGCACCCCTAACACATTTACGTACAAACAAGACTCCAGGGAGGTGACGGAACAATATTAGTATGATTGATAACGCCCTTGCGCAAGCTGCGACCGTCGGAGCAATTCATTTCCTGCGGGAAGGTATTTTTGCGCGACTGGTACAATTTCAACGATTCATTCTTCCTGTTCCGATTTACTTGCAGGTACAAAATAATTGTCACTGTCACCATCGGCGAGCGCTATATGCAGAGCCTGAAAGCAATCTCCCAATTCCTCTGGGATGCCGAAAAGGACAGCTATGCAACGTGCATCTACGACGCTTCGCCGAGTCTCGTGGCTGTAGGGACAATTTATGCCATTTATTTCGATTAGCCAACATGACCACGAGactggctggtggttggtgaGGTTCACAAAGCATCTAGCGTATCTGTAGCTCGTGCCCTGCAAGAGGATGCTTGACAGGAAATGCAAGTAGACAAGCTGGCAGGCAGAGGCAGCTTTGGACAGTGATGGGAGTTTTCGTTCCgtgcatttccatttccacgcCATAGCTCGGCAGGAGTCGCGGAAGCAGCGGTACGAATGAGGCTGCCCTTGCCCCGTTCTTGGGTCCCCTTTCAACGTTCATGTCCGTTATGGGACGTAGGAACATAATTGCCTATGGCAAGGATTAAACAAACCCGCGTCGCTTTAGTCGTAAAATGATTGTGCACACGCGTTCCTCACCCTTGCCAATGCTGTTCTGGACACATTTGCAGTGGACAAcatcacttccggtggcagtcAGTAGATGTTGCACCTTCATGCCCCTGGCTAGTGATTGAGAACAATTTATGGTGACTAGTGCAATGAAGTTTTCGAAGGACCGTTCGTTTATGACGGATCGAATCGGTACTGATTTGCATTACGCTGAATAGTTGCGCGTAATGCGATGCAATAAAGCAGAAATTTGAAGCTGATTAATCCACGTCCACAAGTAATGGGTTTTGAGAAGGATATCTACAGAG
The nucleotide sequence above comes from Anopheles bellator chromosome 1, idAnoBellAS_SP24_06.2, whole genome shotgun sequence. Encoded proteins:
- the LOC131215429 gene encoding dynein light chain Tctex-type 5 encodes the protein MEKQQQPSPPAAPVASSPSNQPAPGAAPAGPTNVTPNAPVAAVIAPLTRKKTGKFLGSALNITNRYRANSSSLSKVSLAITNLKVIQNAPLPPPISAMIASDIPPVCKFLPSYRLCSRNPFNREACEVIMRESLDKSLQGVEYSSYFAPSLCQQICEDIKSRVKELKFDRYKIIVTVTIGERYMQSLKAISQFLWDAEKDSYATCIYDASPSLVAVGTIYAIYFD